One genomic window of Leucoraja erinacea ecotype New England unplaced genomic scaffold, Leri_hhj_1 Leri_69S, whole genome shotgun sequence includes the following:
- the LOC129694528 gene encoding LOW QUALITY PROTEIN: hyaluronan and proteoglycan link protein 2-like (The sequence of the model RefSeq protein was modified relative to this genomic sequence to represent the inferred CDS: deleted 2 bases in 1 codon), with amino-acid sequence MRTLLLLLTLAHGSAGPVYYTAQGGRYAEDPRHRIRGDQAVLGYIRYLENSGPSVVTSRRGANATLPCRMRFVPSGYRVKWVKMNGSPRENIVLVGNSHQQRGYGTFARRASLRRLDRYDVSLSLLDVRLEDEGKFKCELINGVDDEAAELELQLDGVVFPYQPRQGRYQFNYHQAVRACQGQDARIARLSSSCSKVRAGDGGLEWCNAGWLEDGSVQYPVTLPRDPCGGRHLPPGIRNYGTRNKQRDRFDTYCFTSSIKGYVYFRKNAQMFDYQRAVRACRSEGATIAKVGQMYAAWSFSRLHRCEPGWLADGSVRFPISSPHPQCGGTEPGVRSHGFPSLARRQYGVYCYKSR; translated from the exons ATGAGGACGTTGCTACTACTGCTGACGCTGGCTCATGGCTCCGCTGGACCCGTCTACTACACGGCCCAGGGCGGGCGCTATGCCGAGGACCCCCGGCACCGCATCCGCGGAGACCAAG CCGTGTTGGGGTACATACGCTACCTGGAAAACTCGGGGCCCAGTGTGGTGACTTCACGGCGAGGGGCGAACGCCACGCTGCCCTGCCGCATGCGTTTCGTGCCCAGCGGGTACCGGGTGAAGTGGGTGAAGATGAACGGGTCGCCCCGGGAGAACATCGTGTTGGTCGGCAACAGCCACCAGCAGAGAGGGTACGGGACGTTCGCCCGCCGCGCGTCGCTGCGCCGACTCGACAGGTACGACGTGTCCCTCTCGCTGCTCGACGTGAGGCTGGAAGACGAGGGCAAGTTCAAGTGCGAGCTCATCAACGGGGTGGACGACGAGGCGGCCGagctggagctgcagctggacg GTGTGGTGTTCCCGTACCAGCCCAGGCAGGGCCGCTACCAGTTCAACTACCACCAGGCCGTGCGGGCGTGCCAGGGCCAGGACGCGCGGATCGCGCGACTTTCCAGCAGCTGTTCCAAGGTGAGGGCCGGAGA CGGGGGACTGGAGTGGTGCAACGCCGGCTGGCTGGAGGACGGCAGCGTTCAATACCCGGTGACGCTGCCACGGGATCCGTGCGGTGGCCGGCACCTCCCTCCCGGTATCAGGAACTACGGGACTCGCAACAAACAGCGAGACCGTTTCGAC ACCTACTGCTTCACGTCCAGCATCAAAG GCTACGTTTACTTCCGCAAGAACGCGCAGATGTTCGACTACCAGCGGGCAGTGAGAGCCTGTCGCAGCGAGGGGGCGACCATCGCCAAGGTGGGACAGATGTACGCCGCTTGGAGCTTCTCCCGCCTGCACCGCTGCGAGCCGGGCTGGCTGGCCGACGGGAGCGTTCgcttccccatctcctccccgcaCCCCCAGTGCGGCGGCACCGAGCCCGGGGTCCGGAGCCACGGCTTCCCGAGTCTGGCGCGTCGGCAGTACGGCGTCTACTGCTACAAGTCGCGGTAA
- the LOC129694513 gene encoding high affinity nerve growth factor receptor-like, whose translation MLLGILPEENNNSLSCLVENQGGPDIASLNLNVLYKPEIVNLTDAVSHHNWCFLFEVRGNPRPSTRWLHNGLELPDGPISWTTIYDVTSDSIHGCRELDSPTHCNNGNYTLIASSALGTARRSASGHFMEGPQDICLSEPTPPARESSTATTVTAEHGDSVTGLSMWVRMALGAVAPLLLLTVAMIVAHRCRRSTKLLHSREVKMLAAEEESGVSLHFLNLGVSASPLPGTNPDLTKTIQNPQYFWEPRSLLRGGDNPAVQHIERGDITLKCELGEGPFGKVFLAEWDCDGDEQSRLLVAVKALKEVTESGRTDFQREAELLTVLQHEHVVSLHGVCTRGAPLLMVFEYMKHGDLNRFLRERGREGGVGPVGGLGWWAGGQVDRWADTLCVALGPSPGGIERERWARSQARCEADCPGRIKAGIHHTAPARQQTNKPQQDTGQETNNSIDTNAAINPCTARCTTDTDITTATTADPAIKYKEKYNSSNGKYSSV comes from the exons ATGCTGCTCGGCATCTTGCCGGAGGAGAATAATAACTCGCTGAGCTGCCTGGTGGAGAATCAGGGCGGGCCCGACATAGCCTCACTCAATCTCAACGTGTTGT ACAAGCCGGAGATCGTGAACCTGACGGACGCGGTCAGTCACCACAACTGGTGTTTCCTGTTTGAGGTCCGGGGGAACCCTCGCCCCAGCACCCGCTGGCTCCACAACGGCCTGGAGCTGCCGGACGGGCCCATCAGCTGGACAACCATCTACGATGTCACCTCCGACTCCATCCACGGCTGCCGGGAGCTCGACAGCCCGACTCACTGTAACAACGGCAATTACACCTTGATCGCCAGCAGCGCTCTCGGTACCGCCCGCCGCTCCGCTAGTGGTCACTTCATGGAGGGACCTCAGGACATCTGCCTGTCCGAGCCCACTCCTcctg CGAGAGAGAGTTCCACGGCGACCACAGTGACCGCGGAACACGGAGACTCCGTGACGGGGTTGAGT ATGTGGGTGCGAATGGCTCTCGGCGCCGTGGCTCCGCTGCTGCTGTTGACTGTGGCGATGATCGTCGCTCACCGTTGCCGCAGGAGCACGAAGTTGCTCCACTCCA GGGAGGTGAAGATGTTGGCGGCGGAGGAGGAGTCTGGAGTCTCGCTGCATTTCCTGAACCTGGGGGTCAGCGCAAGCCCCCTGCCCGGCACCAACCCCGACCTCACCAAGACCATCCAGAACCCGCAGTATTTCTGGGAACCGCGCTCCCTCCTCCGGGGAGGAGACAACCCAG CCGTGCAGCACATTGAACGAGGCGACATCACCCTGAAATGTGAACTCGGCGAAGGGCCTTTCGGCAAAGTCTTCCTGGCCGAGTGGGACTGCGATGGTGACGAACAGAGTCGCCTCCTGGTGGCGGTCAAG GCCCTGAAGGAAGTGACGGAGAGCGGGCGAACGGACTTCCAGCGAGAGGCCGAGTTGTTGACGGTCCTCCAACACGAGCATGTGGTCAGCCTACACGGCGTGTGCACGCGCGGCGCGCCGCTGCTGATGGTCTTCGAGTACATGAAGCACGGAGACCTCAACCGCTTCCTGCGGGAACGCGGGCGGGAGGGAGGCGTGGGACCGGTGGGTGGGCTGGGCTGGTGGGCAGGTGGACAGGTGgacaggtgggcag ATACTCTGTGTGTGGCTCTCGGCCCATCCCCCGGGGGAATTGAACGTGAGCGCTGGGCTCGGAGCCAGGCCCGGTGTGAGGCTGACTGCCCAGGCCGCATTAAGGCCGGGATCCATCACACGGCGCCCGCCcggcaacaaacaaacaaaccgcAACAAGACACAGGACAAGAGACCAACAACAGCATAGACACAAACGCTGCAATAAATCCATGTACAGCAAGATGTACAACAGATACAGATATAACTACAGCAACAACAGCAGACCCAGCTATAAAGTACAAAGAGAAATATAACAGCAGCAACGGCAAATATAGCAGCGTTTGA